A stretch of the Aegilops tauschii subsp. strangulata cultivar AL8/78 chromosome 4, Aet v6.0, whole genome shotgun sequence genome encodes the following:
- the LOC141021781 gene encoding uncharacterized protein, with amino-acid sequence MQRAAPPGWAAPKAEVTFDSGDHPAVTVGAGALPMLYTPTIYNVAVTKTLIDGGAGLNVLSVEAFGLLHVPHGRLRPTKPFSGVFDGSTSPVGQICIPVTFGTRDNYRTELIDFNVACISLSYNAILGYPALAKFIEMTHLASNLMKMPGSSGVLTVAGDTKDTPLAIKLAIRAAATARPTEEGALEVPGAVRAKKKQLFSHDRAETKQVPVDEDGASGATFTIGANLSPDQEKALVDFLCTNKEVFACELKDLVGILRGIIEHHLRACPNGRPVKQKVRRQSTEKRSFIIQETRKLQDAGVIREVRYPEWLENPVIVPRKGGKERISSTPPPSATCCASWTPFQAITKTKMAVQDVEKTTFLTPCGLYCYTCMPFGLHNAGATFQWLMDIALGQQLGRNAEAYVDDIVVKSREARTLIEDLEETFASLCRVDLRLNPEKCVFGVPSGKLLGFLVSHKGIEANPEKVKAIERMSLRQILNEMQKLAGFVASLGRFISMLEKRALPFFKPMKKKGPFEWNLEADTAFQDLYKYLTSPPVMVAPHLLEPLVLYLAATPHSASAMLVAVREECLEKGSRRGTPSPDGASRSQDGAPEAPTAPPANKAPETTTNPIGSGPPKDGTPEGMAAMADDKAPEGPQTQELQDLTHASSLVEHPIYFLKCCGMKIGVCHFVITMLRDAWTRYPMPQKLLLALLVASRKLRHYFQGHPIKVVSAYPLERVLWSPNTAGRVAEWNIELQAFQLEFSTIRIIKGAALADFVAEWTDGAWSGVVLISPTKDKLYYAMQLYFQHSEKVSNNIAEYEGLIAGLKAAAALGDRRLAIRGASQLLVNFSNKEYTP; translated from the exons ATGCAGCGGGCGGCACCGCCgggttgggcggcgcccaaggccgagGTCACCTTCGACTCCGGGGACCACCCCGCGGTCACAGTCGGCGCCGGCGCGCTCCCGATGCTCTACACCCCCACCATCTACAACGTGgcagtcaccaagaccctcatcgacggtggagCCGGCCTCAATGTGCTCTCGGTGGAAGCATTCGGCTTGCTTCATGTGCCCCATGGCCGGCTCCGCCCTACGAAGCCCTTCTCTGGAGTCTTCGATGGCTCCACCAGCCCCGTCGGACAAATCTGcatccccgtcaccttcggcacccgtgacaactaccgcaccgagcttatCGACTTCAACGTCGCCTGCATCAGCCTgtcgtacaacgccatcctcgggtacccggccctggccaagttcatcgAAATGACTCACCTTGCCtccaacctcatgaagatgccgggaagcagcggcgtcctcaccgTGGCAGGAGACACCAAGGACACGCCGTTGGCCATCAAGCTCGCCATCAGGGCCGCAGCGACCGCGCGGCCAACTGAGGAAGGGGCCCTAGAGGTCCCGGGGGCTGTGCGagcaaagaagaagcagttgttctctCATGATCGGGCCGAGacgaagcaggtgccggtcgatgaAGATGGGGCGTCGGgtgccaccttcaccataggtgcaaACCTCTCTCCAGATCAAGAAAAGGCGTTGGTCGACTTCTTATGCACGAACAAGGAAGTGTTCGCATGTGAGCTCAAGGATCTGGTTGGGATCCTGAGGGGAATAATCGAGCATCACCTAAGGGCGTGCCCTAATGGACGACCGGTGAAGCAGAAGGTGCGGCGTCAGTCCACAGAGAAGCGGTCATTCATCATCCAAGAGACTCGCAAGCTGCAAGATGCTGGTGTCATTCGGGAGGTGCGGTACCCAGAATGGTTGGAGAACCCGGTCATCGTCCCCAGGAAGGGCGGAaaggagcgcat ATCATCGACTCcgccgccgagtgcgacctgctgtgcttcctggacgcctTTTCAGGCTATCACCAAAACCAAGATGGCGGTGCAAGATGTTGAGAAGACGACTTTCCTGACCCCATGCGGGTTGtattgctacacctgcatgccgtttGGGCTACATAACGCTGGAGCAACCTTCCAGTGGCTGATGGACATCGCTCTGggccagcagctcgggaggaatgcCGAGGCATACGTCGATGACATAGTGGTGAAGTCTCGAGAGGCAAGGACCCTTATCGAAGACCTGGAAGAAACATTTGCCAGCCTGTGCAGGGTGGATCTGCGACTCAATCCGGAGAAATGTGTGTTCGGCGTCCcatccggcaagctgctgggtttcttAGTGTCGCACAAAGGGATCGAGGCTAATCCAGAGAAAGTCAAGGCCATAGAAAGGATGAGTCTGCGGCAGATTCTCAACGAGATGCAGAAGCTGGCGGGTTTTGTGGCCTCGctggggcgtttcatctccatGTTGGAAAAACGCGCCCTCCCATTCTTCAAGCCGATGAAAAAGAAGGGACCATTCGAGTGGAATCTGGAGGCTGACACGGCCTTCCAAGACCTCTACAAGTACCTCACCAGCccgccggtgatggtggcgccacatCTCCTTGAGCCCCTGGTGCTCTACTTGGCTGCCACGCCTCACTCAGCCAGCGCAATGCTGGTGGCGGTAAGAGAGGAGTGCCTGGAGAAGGGCTCACGACGGGGCACCCCGTCACCAGATGGGGCGTCGCGGTCTCAAGATGGCGCTCCCGAGGCTCCGACTGCACCACCGGCCAACAAAGCTCCTGAAACTACGACCAACCCCATAGGCAGCGGGCCTCCTAAGGACGGTACTCCTGAGGGCATGGCTGCCATGGCGGATGACAAGGCTCCTGAGGGCCCGCAGACTCAGGAGTTGCAGGACCTCACCCATGCCTCctccctcgtcgagcacccgatATACTTc cttaagtgttgtggcatgaaaattgGGGTGTGTCACTTCGTCATCACGATGCTTCGAGACGCGTGGACGCGCTACCCCATGCCACAGAAGCTACTGCTCGCGCTCCTCGTCGCCTCCCGAAAgttgcgccactacttccaaggccaccccatcaaaGTTGTCTCAGCTTACCCTCTAGAGAGGGTGCTCTGGAGCCCCAACACTGCGGGAAGGGTGGCCGAGTGGAACATtgagctgcaggcattccagttggagttcagcaccatCAGGATCATCAAGGGTGCGGCCCTCGCTGACTTTGTGGCGGAGTGGACTGAC GGCGCATGGTCTGGAGTTGTGCTTATTTCGCCCACCAAAGATAAGCTCTACTACGCCATGCAACTCTACTTCCAACAtagcgagaaggtctccaacaacattgcagAGTACGAGGGCCTGATCGCGGGCCTCAAGGCTGCCGCAGCACTGGGGGACAGGCGCCTCGCCATCAGGGGCGCCTCGCAGCTCCTCGTTAACTTCTCCAACAAGGAGTACACACCGTAG